A genome region from Myxocyprinus asiaticus isolate MX2 ecotype Aquarium Trade chromosome 12, UBuf_Myxa_2, whole genome shotgun sequence includes the following:
- the LOC127448907 gene encoding eukaryotic translation initiation factor 2 subunit 2-like, translated as MSGDEMIFDPNMTKKKKKKKKPFMLEEDGGEGDEGQQLEMKETEADVGEEKEIDFDEDEGRKKETSDDLDDLNFFNQKKKKKKSKKDKIFDAELEEGMKELKIETEPSETFEDDDLMLPAKKKKTRKVKDFQDDTDSQSKDDGVEDDDSKNTDDITFSTQTGPAWAGSERDYTYDELLNRVFNIMREKNPDMVAGEKRKFVMKPPQVVRVGTKKTSFVNFTDICKLLHRQPKHLLAFLLAELGTSGSIDGNNQLVIKGRFQQKQIENVLRRYIKEYVTCHTCRSPDTILQKDTRLYFLQCETCHSRCSVASIKTGFQAVTGKRAQLRAKAN; from the exons ATGTCAGGGGACGAG ATGATATTTGACCCCAACATgaccaaaaagaagaagaaaaagaagaagcctTTCATGCTGGAGGAAGATGGAGGAGAGGGCGATGAAGGCCAGCAACTGGAGATGAAAGAGACCGAGGCTGATGTAGGGGAGGAGAAAGAGATAGATTTTGATGAAGATGAGGGGAGGAAGAAAG AAACATCAGATGACCTGGACGACCTGAACTTCTTCAaccagaagaaaaagaaaaagaaatcgaaAAAAGACAAGATTTTTGATGCTGAGCTTGAAGAAGGAATGAAG GAGCTGAAGATTGAAACCGAGCCATCAGAGACATTTGAGGACGATGACTTAATGCTGCCCgctaagaaaaagaaaacaagaaaagtcAAAGATTTCCAAGATGACACAGACAGTCAGAGCAAAGATGATG GTGTTGAAGATGACGACAGTAAAAACACAGATGACATCACATTCAGCACACAGACGGGTCCTGCCTGGGCGGGTTCAGAGAGAGACTACACATATGATGAG CTTTTGAACAGAGTCTTTAACATCATGCGGGAAAAAAATCCAGACATGGTTGCAGGAGAGAAGAGGAAGTTTGTGATGAAGCCTCCTCAGGTTGTCAGAGTTGGCACAAAGAAGACCTCCTTTGTAAATTTCACAGACATCTGCAAGCT GTTGCACCGACAGCCAAAACATCTTTTGGCTTTTTTGCTGGCTGAGTTGGGTACAAG TGGGTCTATAGATGGAAATAATCAGCTTGTCATTAAAGGCAGATTCCAGCAGAAACAGATAGAGAATGTCTTACGAAGATATATAA AGGAATATGTCACATGCCACACGTGTCGGTCTCCTGACACAATCTTGCAGAAGGACACGCGTCTGTACTTCCTGCAGTGCGAGACGTGTCACTCCCGATGCTCAGTTGCCAGCATCAAGACCGGCTTCCAGGCCGTGACGGGCAAGAGAGCACAGTTGCGTGCCAAAGCCAACTAA